In the bacterium genome, one interval contains:
- a CDS encoding phosphotransferase: MIEQQSLHQENLCREVILQEPLFKDAPGGSFSNSAVISALTAGGSDRIFCRIREGERSLILLIDPNPTEFSAYIQVGRFLSENRLPVPRIYSYDDQSGKALLEDLGDESFYLRGISCHNTRLLQEYYRKIIDILIAVQGVSTDRIAACAPIKNRVFDYGQLRWETAYFTRFFLREYCQLPIEEEELEEGFHCLAASFSGEPLALMHRDFQSQNIMLKSGEPYLIDFQGARMGIAAYDLASLLNDCYLVLDDQTRESLISYYLVQRQQRLGITQGEEEFKDLYLRAALQRNMQALGAFSFLSRNKKKKQFEQYIPTGVQYLKSNLPRYAPLRILERKILTLAIG; the protein is encoded by the coding sequence ATGATAGAACAGCAGAGCCTGCATCAGGAAAACCTGTGCCGAGAGGTGATTCTCCAGGAGCCTCTTTTCAAGGATGCACCTGGCGGCAGTTTCAGTAATTCGGCGGTCATATCCGCCCTTACTGCCGGTGGATCGGACCGGATTTTTTGCCGGATCAGGGAGGGGGAGCGCAGCCTTATTCTCCTTATCGACCCCAATCCGACGGAATTTTCAGCCTATATTCAAGTTGGCCGGTTTCTTTCCGAAAACCGCCTTCCCGTTCCCCGTATCTACAGCTATGATGATCAGTCCGGCAAAGCCCTGCTGGAGGATCTGGGGGATGAGAGTTTCTACCTGAGAGGGATATCGTGTCACAATACCCGCCTATTGCAGGAATATTACCGGAAAATCATCGATATTCTCATTGCCGTGCAGGGAGTTTCAACAGACCGGATAGCTGCCTGTGCTCCGATCAAAAACAGGGTCTTTGATTACGGGCAGTTGAGATGGGAAACCGCTTATTTCACCCGCTTCTTTCTCAGGGAATATTGTCAACTCCCTATCGAGGAGGAAGAATTGGAGGAGGGATTTCACTGTCTGGCAGCAAGTTTTTCGGGAGAGCCCCTGGCATTGATGCACCGGGATTTTCAGTCCCAGAATATCATGCTCAAATCAGGTGAACCGTATCTTATTGATTTTCAAGGTGCAAGAATGGGGATAGCCGCTTATGACCTTGCCTCTCTCTTGAACGACTGCTACCTTGTTTTGGACGATCAGACGCGCGAATCCCTCATTTCCTACTATCTTGTGCAACGGCAGCAGCGGCTGGGAATTACGCAGGGAGAGGAGGAATTTAAGGATTTATACCTTCGGGCTGCACTTCAGAGAAATATGCAGGCCCTGGGTGCCTTCAGTTTTCTTTCCCGGAATAAAAAGAAAAAGCAATTCGAGCAATACATTCCAACGGGAGTTCAGTACCTGAAATCAAACCTTCCCCGCTATGCGCCACTGCGGATTCTCGAAAGAAAGATATTGACTCTGGCTATTGGATGA
- a CDS encoding nitroreductase family protein, giving the protein MFKELITKNRSMRRFDQSFRLGRKDLEDLVNLARLSPSAANLQPLKYYLSWEPEENNRIFPHLAWAGYLKDWPGPVEGERPSAYIIVLGDTALASSFDIDTGIASQSILLGAVERGLGGCMIGSIQREGLRKALSIPEQYKILLVLALGKPAEQVFLEDVGEGGDIRYWRDSQSGHHVPKRLLESIILTGNFEG; this is encoded by the coding sequence ATGTTTAAAGAGCTGATTACCAAGAACCGCAGCATGAGGAGATTTGACCAGAGTTTCCGCCTGGGCCGAAAAGATCTGGAGGACCTGGTGAATCTGGCCAGACTGTCCCCTTCGGCTGCCAATCTGCAGCCGCTGAAGTATTATCTATCCTGGGAGCCGGAAGAAAACAACCGGATATTCCCCCATCTGGCCTGGGCAGGTTATCTGAAGGACTGGCCCGGTCCAGTTGAGGGTGAGCGCCCATCGGCATATATTATCGTGCTGGGAGACACCGCTCTTGCCTCCTCTTTCGATATAGACACCGGCATCGCCAGCCAGAGCATACTGCTTGGGGCTGTGGAAAGGGGGCTGGGAGGATGCATGATAGGGTCCATTCAGCGGGAGGGGTTACGGAAGGCACTGTCTATTCCTGAACAGTACAAGATCCTGCTGGTTTTAGCTCTTGGTAAACCGGCTGAACAGGTTTTCCTTGAGGATGTTGGCGAAGGAGGGGATATACGGTACTGGCGGGATAGTCAGTCCGGGCATCATGTGCCGAAAAGGCTGCTGGAGAGTATTATCTTGACCGGAAATTTCGAGGGTTGA
- a CDS encoding metal-dependent hydrolase → MDAFTHSLAGIVIARAAFEPSLGKWGVITGVAVSLLPDVDFLLKFVNKQLYIKYHRSLANSLFCLIPLSLLWGFLFNWLSGLHKFPAFATLTFIALASHIFFDTLNPFGTMIFAPFSNYRFSWDVVYIVDIIFTSLLLFPLIASYTQPEHGRLICVGSLVCLSLYIIFRFINHERACRHNQHYISANCLKAAKSASLPTHFSPFRWRNLIETEDYIYKAGVNTLTRHSGQRDYQMWPKVSYQSSRENSAWLRKAMELPEVKTYLWFARFPVMKYHGFVQNTHRISFSDYRFEGFKGKLPFVYVVDFNPDGQVSSQYFHRNWDVRRWARGLRDAVAH, encoded by the coding sequence ATGGATGCTTTTACCCACAGTCTAGCCGGAATAGTCATTGCCAGGGCTGCGTTTGAGCCATCGTTGGGAAAATGGGGTGTAATCACCGGTGTAGCCGTATCTCTGCTGCCGGACGTCGATTTTCTCCTGAAATTTGTCAATAAGCAGCTTTACATTAAGTATCACCGCAGCCTTGCCAATTCACTTTTCTGCCTCATTCCACTTTCGCTGCTGTGGGGTTTTCTCTTCAACTGGCTGTCCGGCCTCCATAAATTTCCTGCCTTCGCGACATTGACTTTTATCGCCCTGGCTAGTCACATATTCTTCGATACCCTGAATCCGTTCGGGACCATGATCTTTGCCCCATTTTCAAACTATCGCTTTTCCTGGGACGTGGTTTATATCGTCGATATCATCTTTACCAGCCTGCTCCTCTTCCCGCTGATTGCTTCTTATACCCAGCCGGAGCACGGCAGGCTAATCTGCGTCGGCTCTCTGGTATGCCTGTCCCTCTATATCATTTTTCGCTTTATCAACCATGAGCGGGCCTGCCGACATAATCAGCACTACATCAGTGCGAACTGCCTCAAGGCTGCCAAATCCGCTTCACTGCCCACCCATTTTTCCCCCTTCCGGTGGAGGAATCTGATTGAGACCGAGGACTACATTTATAAGGCTGGTGTCAATACTCTGACCCGGCACTCCGGTCAAAGGGATTACCAGATGTGGCCAAAGGTCAGCTATCAATCCTCGCGGGAGAATTCCGCCTGGCTCCGGAAGGCGATGGAGCTTCCAGAGGTCAAGACTTACCTCTGGTTTGCCCGGTTTCCGGTGATGAAGTATCATGGCTTTGTTCAGAATACCCATCGCATTTCCTTCTCTGATTATCGGTTCGAAGGATTTAAGGGAAAACTTCCCTTTGTCTATGTGGTTGATTTTAATCCCGACGGGCAGGTGAGCTCCCAGTATTTCCATCGCAACTGGGACGTGCGCAGGTGGGCCAGAGGATTGAGAGATGCTGTCGCCCACTAA
- a CDS encoding response regulator: MNDYKSPVILVVDDEEDLRESLAEILELEGLQVLQAQDGYVAVEKAKANMFDIALIDIKMPGMNGLETLNQVKSLQPHIKAIMMTGHPMESTRSNLVKGIHGILQKPFSIAKLLSMIQQITCVLA; this comes from the coding sequence ATGAACGATTATAAATCGCCGGTTATCCTTGTCGTTGATGATGAAGAAGATTTACGCGAAAGCCTTGCTGAGATTTTAGAGCTGGAAGGATTGCAGGTCTTACAGGCTCAGGATGGATATGTTGCTGTTGAAAAGGCTAAAGCAAACATGTTCGATATTGCTTTGATTGATATCAAGATGCCCGGAATGAACGGTCTGGAAACCCTTAATCAGGTGAAATCCCTTCAGCCGCATATCAAAGCCATTATGATGACCGGCCACCCCATGGAAAGTACCAGGAGTAATCTGGTAAAAGGGATCCACGGAATTCTCCAAAAACCCTTCTCCATTGCCAAACTCCTGTCCATGATTCAGCAGATCACCTGTGTCCTGGCTTGA
- the hflX gene encoding GTPase HflX produces MTELSFDLGRQIGILITRRGEVASVVVGNQKEISIPPLDDYRLGHRRLRGLRFIHTHLKGEPLSRDDLADLALSRFDLVGSIGVGDAGLPSQILLAHLLPLNGEGRQYELLPPRDVHHIDLDFEQLIGELEREIAHAEKGSHEVGSDERAILVGVRDGQGINAVENSIEEMKELARTSSVQVLDTIIQNADRMNPKYLLGKGKLKELIIRALQLGASLLIFDRELTPAQVRSISEITEMKVVDRSQLILDIFARHAHTPDGKIQVELAQLKYILPRLKENTAAFSRLAGGIGGRGPGEQKLETDRRHIRNRISYLEKKLEASSRSRRQRRAKRSNSCLPIVSIIGYTNAGKSTLLNALTNSQVLVEDLYFATLDTSSRRLRFPREREVIVTDTVGFLRSLPPDLLGAFRSTLEELEDANLLLHVIDISNPQFHEQMKAVEQILHDLNLSHIPVLQVFNKIDKIPEDTLTAYRKRYQGIFISARSVDTLAPLTCQIERILEEYGCFYPQSSRNSHCQGCV; encoded by the coding sequence TTGACTGAGCTGTCATTTGATCTTGGCCGCCAGATCGGCATCCTGATCACCAGAAGAGGTGAAGTCGCCTCCGTGGTTGTCGGAAATCAAAAGGAAATATCCATCCCGCCGCTCGATGATTACCGGCTTGGGCACCGCCGGCTGCGGGGCTTACGGTTCATTCATACGCATCTTAAGGGAGAGCCGCTGTCCCGGGACGATCTGGCGGATCTGGCCCTGTCCCGCTTCGATCTTGTTGGCAGCATCGGCGTCGGAGATGCGGGTCTGCCCTCGCAGATACTTCTGGCCCACCTTCTTCCGCTCAACGGAGAGGGCAGGCAATATGAGCTTCTGCCGCCTCGCGACGTTCACCACATCGATCTTGACTTTGAACAGCTTATTGGTGAGCTGGAGCGGGAAATCGCCCATGCGGAAAAAGGATCTCATGAGGTCGGCAGCGATGAACGGGCTATTCTGGTCGGAGTGCGTGATGGCCAGGGGATCAATGCAGTTGAAAATTCAATCGAGGAGATGAAAGAACTGGCCCGGACCAGCTCGGTGCAGGTTCTGGATACTATCATCCAAAATGCTGACCGGATGAATCCCAAGTACCTGCTGGGAAAGGGAAAACTCAAGGAGTTGATTATCCGGGCACTGCAATTGGGTGCCAGCCTCCTGATTTTTGACCGGGAACTGACTCCTGCCCAGGTCCGGTCGATCAGTGAAATTACGGAAATGAAAGTTGTGGACCGCAGCCAGCTCATTCTGGACATCTTTGCCCGGCATGCTCACACCCCCGATGGGAAAATCCAGGTGGAGCTGGCGCAATTAAAATATATTCTTCCCCGGCTCAAGGAGAACACGGCCGCCTTTTCCCGGCTGGCCGGAGGCATCGGCGGAAGAGGCCCTGGCGAGCAAAAACTGGAAACCGACAGAAGGCATATCCGCAATCGCATCTCGTATCTTGAGAAGAAACTGGAGGCTTCCAGCAGGAGCCGCAGGCAAAGGAGAGCCAAAAGGTCTAACTCCTGCCTGCCGATTGTGTCCATTATCGGCTATACCAATGCCGGGAAATCCACCCTGTTGAATGCTCTGACGAATAGTCAGGTCCTGGTCGAAGACCTGTATTTTGCCACTCTCGACACCTCATCGCGCAGACTCCGCTTTCCCAGGGAGCGGGAAGTGATCGTCACTGACACTGTCGGCTTCCTTCGCTCGCTGCCGCCAGACCTGCTCGGAGCGTTCCGCTCGACTCTGGAGGAGCTGGAGGATGCCAATTTACTGCTGCACGTCATCGATATCAGTAATCCGCAGTTTCATGAACAGATGAAAGCGGTAGAGCAGATTTTGCATGATTTGAACCTGTCTCATATTCCAGTCCTTCAGGTTTTTAACAAAATTGATAAAATTCCTGAAGATACACTCACCGCATACCGAAAAAGATATCAGGGAATTTTCATTTCCGCCCGGTCTGTCGATACCCTTGCTCCCCTCACCTGCCAGATAGAGAGGATACTCGAAGAGTATGGATGCTTTTACCCACAGTCTAGCCGGAATAGTCATTGCCAGGGCTGCGTTTGA
- a CDS encoding NDP-sugar synthase yields the protein MKAIVLAAGFGKRLRPLTDHLPKVLVPILGIPAIDHVLWRLHDQGIRQVGVNVHYRAEQIREHLESDVCLASGCRLKKNIKISISREEEILGTGGALDNFRDFLRGEEPFWVYNGDIISDLDLASALHFHQARGALATLILWDYPPINTVSVDRGGNIVSLFAKPGAEPAGRDCHTTSLTFTGISILSPRILDYIPQGYSEMPGIYQDIIASEGMGKICGFRGQGHYWADFGTITSYLDVHRHLVIDRSQRKVPAARLTQTSGHTTGCVGCVHRAGAGIVISSRAQLRGFVSIGDGCIIEDNVFLEDCVLWPGTRVSADTRAQRAVLGNGFICRER from the coding sequence ATGAAGGCTATTGTTCTGGCTGCCGGGTTCGGGAAGAGGCTGCGGCCTCTGACAGACCATCTTCCCAAGGTCCTGGTGCCGATATTAGGCATCCCGGCCATAGATCATGTGCTCTGGCGGCTGCATGATCAGGGTATCCGGCAGGTGGGAGTCAATGTGCACTACCGGGCTGAGCAGATCAGGGAGCATTTGGAATCTGATGTCTGCCTGGCATCAGGCTGCCGCTTAAAAAAAAATATCAAAATCAGTATCTCTCGTGAGGAAGAAATACTCGGCACCGGCGGGGCGCTGGATAATTTCCGGGATTTCCTCCGGGGAGAGGAACCATTCTGGGTTTATAACGGAGACATTATTTCCGATCTTGACCTTGCCTCCGCCCTGCATTTTCATCAGGCCAGAGGAGCCCTGGCAACTTTGATCCTCTGGGATTATCCGCCGATCAATACGGTCTCTGTGGACCGGGGGGGGAACATCGTCAGCCTGTTTGCAAAGCCCGGTGCAGAGCCCGCTGGCAGGGATTGCCACACTACCTCATTAACCTTTACCGGCATTTCGATCCTCAGCCCCCGGATCCTGGATTATATACCACAGGGATATTCCGAAATGCCAGGGATATATCAGGATATCATTGCCTCTGAGGGCATGGGAAAAATCTGCGGTTTCAGGGGACAGGGACATTACTGGGCGGATTTTGGAACCATTACCAGTTACCTCGATGTCCATCGCCATCTTGTGATCGATCGCTCTCAGAGGAAAGTACCGGCAGCCAGGCTTACGCAGACATCCGGGCATACAACCGGATGTGTCGGATGTGTCCATCGGGCCGGTGCGGGGATAGTGATTTCCAGCCGGGCTCAGTTACGGGGTTTTGTATCCATCGGAGATGGATGCATTATCGAAGATAATGTCTTTTTAGAAGATTGCGTCCTCTGGCCAGGGACCAGGGTGTCGGCTGACACCCGGGCGCAGCGGGCTGTATTGGGTAATGGCTTTATCTGCCGGGAGAGATAA
- a CDS encoding AAA family ATPase: MYYEYWGMQKAPFDNVPDPGLYWSQNSSVEDAVSEILFAIEDGNDCLAVLVGDIGTGKTLSLRVILNELNPEKYRIAFITNPELSLSQFMREIIGQLRNKKVATHFKDQLMEEFNAILFECANQGQKVVIFIDEANVMSTAQLNNLRLMTNLQDDQQNMVIFVLAGQKELARRLESRSLENLYQRIGVYCRIKGLSGPEDIRQYLAHRIRLCGGSPEIFTKEAAEVIWTCSRGVPRLVNKLAKLCLKAGETNQVRQIDADMVQAIASMFEREKALPIPDDPITKPPSPADHIPAGLDSEIAGLIQWIPSYLHSQISSMEEKQLQDLAGKIAVQYVQQTQPKNSHDDPVILWDKAKGRIFSALKLLQEHASGHPLHGGRRKMAAACAIS, encoded by the coding sequence ATGTATTACGAATACTGGGGAATGCAAAAAGCTCCTTTTGATAATGTGCCGGACCCCGGCCTTTATTGGAGTCAAAACAGTTCGGTGGAAGATGCTGTTTCCGAAATCCTGTTTGCTATCGAAGATGGAAATGATTGTCTGGCTGTGCTGGTTGGAGATATCGGGACAGGGAAGACCCTGAGTTTGCGCGTTATTTTAAATGAGCTGAATCCAGAGAAATACCGGATTGCCTTCATCACCAATCCGGAGCTGTCCCTGTCGCAGTTTATGCGTGAGATCATCGGCCAGTTGAGAAATAAAAAGGTGGCTACTCATTTTAAGGATCAGCTCATGGAGGAATTCAACGCTATCCTTTTTGAATGTGCCAATCAGGGTCAAAAGGTGGTTATCTTCATCGATGAGGCCAATGTCATGTCCACTGCCCAGTTAAACAATCTGCGGCTTATGACTAACTTGCAGGACGATCAGCAGAATATGGTCATCTTCGTCCTGGCTGGCCAGAAGGAACTGGCGAGGCGGCTTGAGTCCAGGTCCCTCGAAAACCTCTATCAGAGAATCGGTGTCTACTGCCGTATCAAGGGATTGAGCGGGCCGGAAGATATCAGGCAGTATCTTGCCCACCGCATCCGGCTTTGCGGCGGATCGCCGGAGATTTTCACCAAAGAGGCAGCCGAGGTTATCTGGACATGTTCCCGTGGTGTTCCACGGCTGGTCAATAAACTTGCCAAGCTGTGCCTGAAGGCAGGAGAAACCAATCAGGTCAGACAGATTGATGCTGACATGGTTCAGGCCATAGCCTCGATGTTCGAGCGGGAGAAAGCATTACCCATCCCCGATGACCCGATTACAAAACCACCCTCTCCTGCAGATCATATCCCGGCAGGTCTCGATTCGGAAATTGCCGGTTTGATTCAGTGGATTCCATCTTACCTTCATAGCCAGATATCTTCAATGGAAGAGAAACAATTGCAGGATCTGGCGGGGAAAATAGCTGTTCAATATGTTCAGCAGACTCAGCCGAAAAATTCCCATGATGACCCGGTGATCCTCTGGGATAAGGCCAAGGGCCGCATCTTTTCAGCCCTCAAGCTTCTGCAGGAGCATGCATCGGGACACCCCCTGCACGGAGGAAGAAGGAAAATGGCCGCAGCTTGCGCGATATCCTGA
- a CDS encoding DUF3108 domain-containing protein yields MKRIGFAISLLFFIVLFRSCPLPASGVAPESPAISREDMLVPASASLTEQPSASASLRVGEKLVYTLTWGVVPAGTAILEVDSLVRWDGVDCYWVKITTRTNSFLDNIHKVRDSIGSLIETSLKRSQYYRKKQEEGSFRRDDELVIDYRREMAILNRGGKLKNTMKIRQDEDLLDPFGVLYYVRGMNLRVGDQINARVTDGMAMYLMQINVLKRERVKAWTGYYDCLKIEPKMQKLEGVFNKKVNAKLHIWVTNDHLKIPVKMQSEIFLGSIQGLLKEVHGPEGAVR; encoded by the coding sequence ATGAAAAGAATTGGATTTGCCATCAGCTTGCTTTTCTTTATCGTTCTATTTCGGTCCTGTCCTTTGCCCGCTTCCGGAGTAGCGCCGGAAAGCCCTGCGATTTCCAGAGAGGATATGTTGGTACCGGCGTCAGCATCCCTTACAGAGCAACCATCGGCTTCAGCCAGTTTGAGAGTCGGAGAGAAGCTCGTTTATACTTTAACCTGGGGAGTCGTGCCGGCTGGCACAGCCATTCTTGAAGTTGATTCCCTGGTGCGATGGGATGGCGTGGATTGCTACTGGGTAAAGATTACTACCAGGACAAATTCATTTTTGGATAATATCCACAAAGTTCGTGATTCGATAGGGTCCCTGATCGAAACCTCATTGAAGAGGTCGCAATATTACCGCAAGAAGCAGGAGGAGGGATCGTTTCGCCGGGATGATGAACTGGTTATTGATTACCGAAGAGAGATGGCGATCCTGAACCGGGGGGGCAAGCTTAAGAATACTATGAAAATACGGCAAGATGAAGATTTACTCGACCCTTTTGGTGTGCTATATTATGTAAGAGGAATGAATCTGCGGGTGGGAGATCAGATCAATGCCCGGGTTACGGATGGAATGGCGATGTATCTGATGCAGATCAATGTCTTAAAGCGTGAGAGGGTCAAAGCCTGGACAGGCTATTATGACTGCCTGAAGATTGAACCGAAAATGCAGAAGCTGGAAGGCGTATTCAATAAAAAGGTCAATGCAAAGCTTCATATCTGGGTAACCAATGACCATCTCAAGATCCCGGTCAAGATGCAGAGTGAGATTTTTTTGGGCTCTATTCAGGGCCTGCTGAAGGAGGTTCATGGTCCAGAGGGCGCAGTGCGGTAA
- a CDS encoding 3'(2'),5'-bisphosphate nucleotidase, which yields MGKRYEHERDVGIEALIRAAFLCQRVQKEMVGCRKEGAVEKVDRSPVTIADYGAQAVICHALKDAFPDDTIVAEENSFILNRSENLPLLDGTVHYVEQALGIKVSRQKVCDWIDSGDGQPDNRFWTLDPVDGTKGFLRMEQYAVALALIIDHKVQLGILACPNLSFDSPATRTWDSPGSGSLYVAVAGQGTYLMSLDRRQTTPVQVSSTTDLRHARFVESVEAGHADHETQQRILRSFENTVPSIRMDGQTKYGMLARGAADIYLRLPSPGTPDYHEKIWDHAAGALIVEEAGGVVTDIHGQALDFSTGKKLAANQGIAASNGRVHQSVIEAIQKLKG from the coding sequence ATGGGAAAACGCTATGAGCATGAAAGGGATGTGGGAATCGAGGCCCTTATCAGGGCTGCATTTTTGTGTCAGCGGGTACAAAAAGAGATGGTTGGCTGCAGGAAGGAAGGAGCAGTGGAAAAAGTTGACCGCAGTCCCGTTACCATTGCCGACTATGGAGCCCAGGCTGTCATCTGTCATGCCCTGAAAGATGCCTTCCCGGACGATACCATTGTAGCCGAAGAAAATTCTTTCATCCTCAATCGTTCCGAGAATCTGCCGCTGCTTGATGGCACAGTGCATTATGTGGAGCAGGCCCTGGGGATAAAGGTCAGCAGGCAAAAGGTTTGTGACTGGATCGATTCAGGAGATGGACAGCCGGATAACCGTTTCTGGACCCTTGATCCTGTTGACGGAACCAAGGGATTTTTGCGAATGGAACAATATGCCGTGGCCCTGGCATTAATCATTGACCATAAGGTACAGCTTGGTATTCTGGCTTGTCCGAACCTTTCGTTTGACTCTCCCGCAACCCGCACCTGGGACAGCCCCGGTTCAGGAAGCCTGTATGTGGCAGTGGCAGGGCAGGGGACATACCTGATGAGTCTTGATCGCAGACAGACCACCCCTGTGCAGGTCTCTTCAACCACTGATCTTCGCCATGCCCGCTTTGTTGAAAGCGTTGAGGCTGGCCATGCCGACCATGAGACTCAGCAGCGCATTCTCAGAAGCTTTGAAAACACAGTCCCCTCCATCCGGATGGATGGCCAGACAAAATATGGCATGCTGGCCCGCGGGGCTGCCGATATCTACCTGCGTCTTCCTTCACCGGGAACTCCTGACTATCATGAGAAGATCTGGGACCATGCAGCCGGTGCACTCATCGTGGAAGAAGCCGGAGGAGTAGTGACCGATATTCACGGACAGGCTCTCGACTTCAGTACGGGCAAAAAGCTTGCGGCCAACCAGGGTATCGCGGCTTCCAATGGAAGGGTGCACCAGTCAGTTATTGAGGCTATCCAGAAGCTGAAGGGATAA
- a CDS encoding cyclase family protein produces the protein MIYDITMPLFPGQLVWPGDPEIEIAPLLSISSGDPANISLLKFGTHTGTHIDAPRHMLADGPGVDQIEPEKLIGPVQVLDITSSEENLILPEAIRRAGFCRTIPRVLFKTGNSQIADDQKFHRTFVSLARESAEWLVQEGVFLIGIDYLSIEAADTSDYGLHRILLSRQVVLVEGLILNSVPAGIYELICAPLKIVQGDGAPARVFLKTLSKRSSIIPSASG, from the coding sequence ATGATCTACGATATTACCATGCCGCTTTTTCCCGGACAGTTGGTCTGGCCGGGAGATCCTGAAATCGAGATTGCTCCCCTTTTGTCCATCTCGTCAGGAGACCCTGCCAATATCTCATTATTGAAGTTTGGAACCCATACTGGAACCCACATCGATGCTCCCCGCCATATGCTGGCAGATGGGCCAGGGGTTGACCAGATCGAGCCGGAAAAACTCATCGGCCCCGTGCAGGTTCTGGATATCACCTCATCCGAAGAAAATCTGATTCTTCCTGAAGCCATCCGTCGGGCAGGATTTTGCCGCACGATTCCGCGGGTGCTCTTTAAAACCGGAAACTCACAAATTGCCGATGATCAAAAGTTTCATCGGACCTTTGTCTCCCTGGCCAGAGAGTCCGCGGAGTGGCTCGTTCAGGAAGGTGTCTTTCTGATCGGCATCGATTACCTGTCCATTGAGGCCGCGGATACTTCAGATTATGGCCTGCACCGGATTCTGCTATCACGACAGGTCGTTCTGGTCGAGGGACTTATCCTGAACAGTGTTCCGGCAGGGATTTACGAGCTTATCTGTGCACCCTTGAAAATCGTTCAGGGAGATGGTGCTCCTGCCCGGGTCTTTCTTAAAACCCTCTCAAAGAGATCATCCATTATCCCTTCAGCTTCTGGATAG
- a CDS encoding helix-turn-helix domain-containing protein codes for MEKISIARRRWEQQKPFFSLQTDPAPSRREACMPLPGMESSPAHRELPAPEVQSRSLGSLIREKVSLLQINRHQFMVEIVSGLEKPLKMRISLELADSDQSNQDFLTVEEAARICQVSKDIIYRRLHRGSLQGLKIGRTWRISSNSLTKTAED; via the coding sequence ATGGAGAAGATCAGTATTGCCCGCCGGCGATGGGAACAGCAGAAGCCCTTCTTTTCCCTACAAACCGATCCCGCTCCATCGAGAAGGGAAGCATGTATGCCCCTTCCCGGAATGGAATCATCACCCGCTCATCGAGAATTGCCAGCTCCTGAAGTACAATCTCGATCTTTAGGCTCTCTGATTCGTGAGAAGGTGAGCCTCCTTCAAATCAACAGGCATCAGTTTATGGTGGAAATCGTCTCGGGACTCGAAAAACCCCTGAAAATGCGCATTTCCCTGGAACTGGCCGATTCGGATCAGTCCAATCAGGATTTTCTGACGGTCGAGGAAGCGGCCAGAATCTGCCAGGTATCCAAAGATATCATCTATCGACGACTCCATCGGGGCAGTTTGCAGGGTTTGAAAATCGGGCGCACGTGGCGGATATCTTCGAATTCTCTCACTAAGACAGCGGAAGATTGA